A stretch of the Aegilops tauschii subsp. strangulata cultivar AL8/78 chromosome 4, Aet v6.0, whole genome shotgun sequence genome encodes the following:
- the LOC109745714 gene encoding LOB domain-containing protein 30: MSSGGGSSTLGGCGGPSGSGSGSGGGGGGGGLGGGGGGPCGACKFLRRKCVSECIFAPYFDSEQGAAHFAAVHKVFGASNVSKLLLQIPAHKRLDAVVTICYEAQARLRDPVYGCVAHIFALQQQVVNLQAELTYLQTHLATLELPSPPLPAAPQMPMAMPAQFSISDLPSTTNIPTTIDLSALFEPPAQPQWALQQHHQHQLRQQPSYGAMAHRGGSSSMAEGSAGSGDLQTLARELLDRHGRSGVKPELQPPPPPHPR, encoded by the exons ATGAGCTcgggcggcggcagcagcacgcTTGGCGGCTGCGGCGGGCCGAGCGGgagcggcagcggcagcggaggaggaggtggaggaggagggcttggcggcggcggcggcgggccgtgCGGCGCGTGCAAGTTCCTCCGGCGCAAGTGCGTGAGCGAGTGCATCTTCGCGCCCTACTTCGACTCGGAGCAAGGCGCGGCGCACTTCGCGGCGGTGCACAAGGTGTTCGGCGCCAGCAACGTGTCCAAGCTGCTCCTCCAGATCCCCGCGCACAAGCGCCTCGACGCCGTCGTCACCATCTGCTACGAGGCGCAGGCCCGCCTCCGCGACCCCGTCTACGGCTGCGTCGCCCACATCTTCGCGCTCCAGCAGCAG GTGGTGAATCTCCAGGCCGAGCTGACCTACCTGCAGACCCACCTGGCCACACTGgagctgccgtcgccgccgctgccggCTGCGCCGCAAATGCCGATGGCGATGCCGGCCCAGTTTTCCATCTCGGACCTGCCGTCCACGACCAACATTCCGACCACCATCGACCTGTCCGCGCTCTTCGAACCGCCGGCGCAACCGCAGTGGGCGCTCCAGCAGCATCACCAGCACCAGCTCCGCCAGCAGCCGTCATACGGCGCCATGGCGCACAGGGGCGGCTCCAGCAGCATGGCGGAGGGATCGGCGGGCAGCGGCGACCTGCAGACGCTGGCGCGGGAGCTCCTGGACCGCCACGGCCGGTCCGGCGTGAAGCCCGAGCtgcagccaccgccgccgccgcatccaaGATGA